The following is a genomic window from Fulvia fulva chromosome 9, complete sequence.
CAGGGCGTTTCATCAAAGGCCTGTGGTGGCGTCGGCTTCCCCAACTTTAGCCCGTTTCACAGCAGCGCGCTCATCACACACCCGCGTCTCCCAGACAGAGCCGCCCAGTGCACCTATAGGCTAGTCAGCTGCTCAGACTCCCGAATTTCATGGCGTGGTACTGAATCGGGTGTCGCATTTCCAAGGCCCGCCAAAACAATGCGTCTCGCGTGGCAACGCCACGAGTCTCACGCTGCTTCTACTGTGCGTCGTCCGGGATTCGCTGTTCTCGCATTTGTTCATCACCGTGGCGCTTGTACCTGCAATACGAGTTGTCTTGTCGCGTGGGCGGCTGTCCTCTGCACGTCGGAGCATTGTTTCGACACAAAGCACTGGCGGAATGGAGGCGCGATCGCCTCGGATGGGTGTCACTGGGTGGCTTTATTCTTACATATATACAGGCTCCTCCCTTACAGTGCACCATCCTTTCTGAGCGTCTGTTCGGGTGTTGGGAGATCGCCCAGCAGGTTCGTCTGACCTGCTGCATTCTCGCAGCTTATACGCTGGCTCAATGGGCCAGGTGCGGGAATCTTTACGCCCTGTGCTGTGTATCCTGCGCCTCCCTGCTTCAAGCTCTTCCCTGTGCTTTGACCAGAGACTTGGTCTTTACCGCTCTCACCCGCAAGACCTGGTGCCCAGCCACTTGCGCCCGTCTTCTCTGCAGCTTCCTTCAGTGCATCGAGAAGCTGCTTAGTCGTCTCGGGTGTCAGATCCTCGTAGTAATCGTCGTTGATCTGGACCATCGGGGCGTTGGCGCAGGCGCCTAGGCATTCGACTTCGGTAAATGTGAAGATGTTATCCTTGGTGGTCTCGCCGTGGTGGATGCCGAGGTGGTCCTCAATCGCTTTCATGATGCCATCGCTTCCTCGTAGCTGACAAGGAGTCTGCAGCTTGTCAGTCAATGCTTCCTGCACATCTTCCTCGCCTCTCTACCTACCGTTGTGCAGCACTGGATGTGAAATCTGCCGACAGGATTCCGGTTGTACATGGTGTAGAATGTGGCCACCTCGTATACGCGCATCGGAGGCATCTCCAATATCCTCGCCACCTCGTTCATGACACTGATGCTCGTGAATCCATGCTGGCGCTGTCCGAGGTCTAGTAGGGGCATCACTGCCGCCTTCTTGTATTGGCTGGGGTACCGGCTAAGCACTTCCTTGATGAGCTCCTCATTCTGCTTGTTGAACCGAAAGGGGATATCTAGATTGTTCTCAGGTGTGTTTCGATGCTGTAGAGCCTGTCAGACTGCGACCGGAGGAGTGCTGGTCAGAGAGTGTGTGCATACCACATTGAGCGAGGCGCTCTTTGCTACGCTCGAGACCTGGAATGTCCGGCGCTGTTCCCGTATACAGCTTCGCACAGCTCTTGTGCTGCTTCTGAAGAGCGTCGGCACGTACTTCGAGGCCATAGTGTTGTGTGAATCGTGTTGCGCTGGTGGGAGGAGAGCTTGAGTGCTTTCAAGATTGGAAGCGCATTGGAAGACACCTAGGTAAGCATCGACGTGATTGGTTCGAGTTGCGGCCGATGATCCG
Proteins encoded in this region:
- a CDS encoding NADH-ubiquinone oxidoreductase, yielding MASKYVPTLFRSSTRAVRSCIREQRRTFQVSSVAKSASLNVHRNTPENNLDIPFRFNKQNEELIKEVLSRYPSQYKKAAVMPLLDLGQRQHGFTSISVMNEVARILEMPPMRVYEVATFYTMYNRNPVGRFHIQCCTTTPCQLRGSDGIMKAIEDHLGIHHGETTKDNIFTFTEVECLGACANAPMVQINDDYYEDLTPETTKQLLDALKEAAEKTGASGWAPGLAGESGKDQVSGQSTGKSLKQGGAGYTAQGVKIPAPGPLSQRISCENAAGQTNLLGDLPTPEQTLRKDGAL